The proteins below come from a single Eucalyptus grandis isolate ANBG69807.140 chromosome 3, ASM1654582v1, whole genome shotgun sequence genomic window:
- the LOC104438892 gene encoding disease resistance protein TAO1-like isoform X3 → MLRKLPDLSTLKHLSELSLTVCSELREVKGLEGLVSLTMLDVLKCPKLSRLGKVECLMSLRCLKMGPSEALERLMDRLELSNLKVLPSCENQVGFQVLNSFICLEVLDLTKCMSMERLDLSTLKLLRKASVRKCKNLVEIRGLDSLVYLERLDISECTSIKRLDIAKLKFLRYFWASKCKNLSKVQGLDVLECLEWVDISGCTSIEILPDLSCYNTLKFLNINHCEKLRDILALEKFSSCQWLCIDGCKSLEKLPNLSKFEGLIELIVKDCHELLDMSELKELRSLEFIDMSRCKSIEHLPDMSMCKNLKCLVVRDCEKLIELMGLGDLDTLWQVDISGCKSLKQIPELPGAHIMQNYGEPMFHPLYGTITFS, encoded by the coding sequence ACTGAGAGAAGTCAAAGGTCTGGAAGGATTAGTATCACTCACAATGTTGGATGTGTTGAAGTGCCCAAAGTTATCTAGGCTTGGTAAGGTAGAATGTTTGATGTCTCTGAGGTGCTTAAAGATGGGACCTTCGGAAGCATTAGAGAGGTTGATGGATCGTTTGGAACTGAGTAATTTAAAGGTGCTTCCAAGTTGTGAGAATCAAGTTGgatttcaagttcttaatagCTTCATTTGCTTGGAAGTTTTGGATCTCACTAAATGCATGTCTATGGAAAGATTGGACCTTTCAACTTTGAAGCTTTTAAGGAAAGCAAGTGTTAGGAAATGCAAGAATCTAGTCGAAATTAGAGGCCTTGACAGCTTGGTATACTTGGAGAGGTTGGATATCTCTGAGTGCACATCCATTAAGAGACTAGATATTGCAAAATTGAAGTTTCTGAGATATTTTTGGGCTTCCAAATGCAAGAATTTATCTAAAGTCCAAGGCCTTGATGTCTTGGAGTGCTTGGAATGGGTGGACATCTCTGGGTGCACATCGATTGAAATATTACCAGACCTTTCATGCTACAACACCCTGAAGTTTCTGAACATCAACCACTGCGAGAAACTACGTGATATTCTGGCCCTGGAGAAATTCTCATCCTGCCAATGGCTTTGCATTGATGGATGCAAGTCCCTAGAGAAACTGCCAAAcctttcaaaatttgaaggtttgATAGAGTTGATAGTGAAAGATTGTCATGAACTTCTGGATATGTCAGAGCTTAAAGAGTTGAGATCATTAGAATTTATAGATATGTCAAGATGCAAGTCCATTGAGCATCTGCCAGATATGTCGATGTGCAAGAACTTGAAATGTTTGGTTGTAAGAGACTGCGAGAAACTTATTGAGCTTATGGGGCTTGGAGACTTGGACACGCTGTGGCAAGTGGATATTTCTGGATGCAAGTCACTGAAACAAATACCAGAATTACCTGGAGCACACATCATGCAGAATTATGGCGAACCTATGTTTCATCCCTTGTATGGGACTATCACTTTCAGCTGA